The following are encoded in a window of Impatiens glandulifera chromosome 5, dImpGla2.1, whole genome shotgun sequence genomic DNA:
- the LOC124939216 gene encoding proline-, glutamic acid- and leucine-rich protein 1-like — MASSSNNNPIKDLSPRDFNDEDHKRMKKKQKVQENVVQDLSSLKNEGRKIYEDLNEYDFEDGVFDDFDGEDYFHSSDSDDDEDDSDYDLEDVAGFLDVVVDASAAEVEKRGESEGPKEKVVGESSESVKENVIIDVKGKGKAVD; from the coding sequence ATGGCATCCTCAAGCAATAACAACCCGATCAAGGACTTGTCCCCAAGAGATTTTAATGATGAAGATCATAAGCGGATGAAGAAGAAACAAAAGGTCCAAGAAAATGTTGTTCAAGATCTTAGTTCTCTCAAGAATGAGGGAAGAAAAATCTATGAAGATTTAAACGAATACGACTTTGAAGATGGAGTATTCGATGACTTCGACGGAGAAGATTATTTTCATTCATCTGACAgcgatgatgatgaagatgatagCGACTACGATTTAGAAGATGTTGCTGGTTTTCTTGACGTTGTTGTTGATGCTAGTGCTGCTGAAGTTGAAAAGAGGGGAGAAAGTGAGGGCCCTAAAGAGAAGGTGGTGGGTGAAAGTAGTGAGAGCGTGAAAGAGAATGTGATCATTGATGTTAAGGGGAAAGGGAAAGCTGTAGACTAA